Proteins co-encoded in one Tiliqua scincoides isolate rTilSci1 chromosome 12, rTilSci1.hap2, whole genome shotgun sequence genomic window:
- the HTATSF1 gene encoding 17S U2 SnRNP complex component HTATSF1, with translation MSVGGGSDRNDEFHQQLRLQELYGKREGEGGGDQLTYTDHNDGSQYEWDAERKAWFPKITEDFLATYHANYGFPNESSDNLSTSVTKTETKPSADSKTAKVQQPGEQKVPPSTDLKQKGEKRKPEAGWFHVEDQKNTNVYVTGLPPDITKDEFVQVMSKCGIIMRDPQTEEPKIKLYKDKEGNLKGDGLCCYLKRESVELALKLLDENEIRGYKLHVEVAQFQLKGEYDASKKKKKCKDYKKKLSQQQKQLDWRPEKKEGSVRLRHERVIIIRNMFHPKDFEEDPLVLNEIREDLRTECEKFGQVKKVIIFDRHPDGVASVSFKEVEEGDVCKQALDGRWFGGRQLCVETWDGVTDYQVEETSREREERLKGWQAFIGDPDAPKTASDADSSVTDVQLPEGVQLSKDNGASEGVPKDAAAGREDNEEGTNEDVAASTDSSVAGSDEEAET, from the exons ATGAGCGTGGGCGGCGGCTCGGACCGCAACGACGAGTTCCACCAGCAGCTGCGGCTCCAGGAGCTGTACGGGAAGAGGGAGGGCGAGGGCGGCGGCGACCAGCTCACGTACACCGACCACAACGACGGCAGCCAGTACGAGTGGGACGCCGAGAGGAAGGCCTGGTTCCCCAAG ATCACTGAAGACTTTCTGGCAACGTATCATGCTAACTATGGCTTTCCCAATGAAAGTTCTGATAATTTGTCGACTTCTGTTACAAAGACTGAAACGAAGCCCTCTGCAGATTCTAAGACAGCCAAGGTCCAGCAGCCGGGAGAGCAAAAAGTGCCGCCCTCCACAGATCTTAaacaaaaaggagagaaaagaaagcCTGAAGCAG GATGGTTTcatgttgaagaccagaaaaacACTAATGTATATGTGACAG GTTTGCCGCCAGACATAACAAAAGATGAGTTTGTACAGGTTATGTCAAAATGTGGCATTATTATGCGCGATCCTCAGACAGAAGAACCTAAAATTAAGCTTTATAAAGACAAAGAAGGAAACCTTAAAGGAGACGGACTCTGTTGTTATTTAAAG AGAGAATCTGTTGAGCTTGCTTTGAAACTTCTGGATGAAAACGAAATTAGAGGCTACAAACTGCACGTGGAAGTTGCACAGTTTCAACTGAAGGGGGAGTATGATGCtagcaagaaaaagaagaaatgcaaaGACTATAAGAAGAAACTATCTCAGCAACAGAA ACAGCTGGATTGGAGGCCGGAGAAGAAAGAGGGAAGTGTTCGCCTACGGCACGAGCGTGTCATTATCATCAGGAACATGTTCCACCCGAAAGACTTTGAG GAGGACCCTTTAGTGCTGAATGAGATCAGAGAAGATCTTCGAACAGAATGTGAAAAGTTTGGCCAAGTAAAGAAAGTCATCATATTTGAT AGGCACCCAGATGGTGTTGCATCTGTGTCCTTTAAAGAGGTAGAAGAGGGTGATGTCTGTAAACAGGCACTTGATGGGCGATGGTTTGGTGGACGTCAGCTATGTGTCGAAACATGGGATGGTGTCACAGATTATCAG GTTGAAGAGACTTCAAGAGAACGGGAAGAGAGACTGAAGGGGTGGCAGGCATTCATAGGCGATCCTGATGCACCGAAAACTGCCTCGGATGCAGATTCTTCAGTAACCGATGTCCAGTTACCTGAAGGAGTTCAACTTTCTAAAGATAATGGTGCATCTGAGGGCGTCCCAaaggatgctgctgctgggagagaAGACAATGAAGAAGGAACCAACGAAGATGTGGCAGCATCCACGGACAGCAGTGTGGCGGGCAGTGATGAGGAAGCGGAGACATAA
- the VGLL1 gene encoding transcription cofactor vestigial-like protein 1: MEETKKNSTKLSKNKQPVKTEWGAQYVVFSYFQGDINSVVDEHFSRALSVAKNPQDLSQRNSSGDATVKNENHVSPRQWGFSPPWDKPYQASPPIKLPSTSGTTAATASETYQPPALQGIPPPSTELWHLPLMGDPDVTAALEYPSSMADLHMGQRSVSDGKYGSLLGLLQQDRCPQSVHEPPESSSACLTSSARLQNMSQALTSGRGIQANDRRRDLYF; encoded by the exons ATGGAAGAGACAAAGAAAAATTCCACAAAGCTGAGCAAGAACAAGCAGCCGGTGAAGACAGAGTGGGGAGCCCAGTATGTGGTGTTTTCCTATTTCCAAGGAGACATCAACAGCGTGGTGGACGAGCATTTCTCCAGAGCTTTGAGTGTGGCCAAGAACCCACAGGATCTGAgccagaggaacagcagtgggGATGCAACCGTCAAAAACG AGAACCACGTGTCTCCCCGTCAGTGGGGTTTCTCACCTCCCTGGGATAAGCCATATCAAGCATCGCCCCCCATAAAGCTGCCAAGCACCAGCGGCACCACAGCAGCCACGGCCTCAGAAACCTACCAGCCTCCAGCTCTGCAGGGCATCCCTCCTCCATCTACAGAGTTATGGCACTTGCCCTTGATGGGTGACCCAGATGTGACTGCGGCTTTGGAATACCCTTCCTCGATGGCTGACCTCCATATGGGGCAGAGATCTGTGTCAGATGGGAAATACGGGTCACTGCTGGGTCTCTTGCAACAGGACCGGTGCCCTCAATCCGTCCATGAGCCTCCAGAGTCCAGCTCTGCTTGTCTTACCAGTTCTGCTAGGTTGCAAAATATGAGCCAGGCTTTAACTTCTGGGAGAG GTATCCAGGCTAATGACAGGAGGAGAGATTTGTATTTTTAG